AGACAGGTGCTATTCCACCCAACGCCACGGGAGTTCAGCTGCCAGCGGGTTGCACAATTTCAGTTACGGTCACGGAGCCAGGTCAAGAGCCCACCACTTCGTCTTTCTCTGTTGATTCCGCTGTTACCTTGGATGCCGTGACTCCCGCAGCCATTAGTGCCAATGCATCAGCTTTCGCACCAGCTGCAGCTGCCGGAGGTGGTGGTGCCGCTGCAACAGGTTCATCTTCTGGTTCATCCGGCTCCAAGATCCAAGCCTTGGTCAACGCCGCGCAGGTTCTCAGCGCGAATGCCGTGAATCCCGCGACCATCAGTGATGGCGTCAGCACAGACGGCAACTAATTACGTGAGTCAACGCGCCTAACAATAATATTAGTCGTTAGAATTTAGCGTCACTCATTCCCCATCCTTTCCCCCACTTGCTATGAAAATGCTTTCATTGTGGCTGCCCGTGTGTTGCCTGCTTCTCACCCTCATGGGGAATGCTCAGGCTGCTGAATACACCCTGCAAAAGGACGATTCCTTGAAAATGGTGGTGTATCAGGAGGATGATCTATCGACAGAAACGCAGATCGGTAAGTCCGGTTTCGTGTCCTTTCCATTGATCGGCACGATCAAGGTGGTTGGCCTCACGGTCAAGGAGGCAGAGGACAAGATCAAGGCTCTGTATGAGAAAGACTACCTCGTCAGCGCCAAGGTGAATCTCACCGTGATGTCCTACGCGAAGAAGTGGGTGGTTGTTGGTGGAGATGTTGGTAAACCGGGTAACATCGAATACCCCGAAGAAGGAGCCCTAAGTCTTCCCGGAGCGATTGCTCAGGCTGGCGGCCTTCTTGAAACGGCCAATCCTCACGGCATCGTGCTTCGTCGTAAGTCTGGTGGCACATCCACACATAGCTTATCCAGCTCTGCTGGGATCACCCTGAGACACGGCGATACGATCACCGTTAGTCGTCTGTCTCAAAGCCGATCCACGATCACAGTTTCAGGTCAGGTAGAGAAACCTGGGATCATAGAGTTCCCTAAACAAGGAGGCCTCGATATCGTCACTGCGATCGCCCAAGCTGGTGGGCCCTCACGGATCGCATACACAAAAACGGTCACCGTGCGAAGAAATGGACAATCCTACCTCATCCCTTATGGCGAAATCATCAAG
This sequence is a window from Oceaniferula flava. Protein-coding genes within it:
- a CDS encoding polysaccharide biosynthesis/export family protein; translation: MKMLSLWLPVCCLLLTLMGNAQAAEYTLQKDDSLKMVVYQEDDLSTETQIGKSGFVSFPLIGTIKVVGLTVKEAEDKIKALYEKDYLVSAKVNLTVMSYAKKWVVVGGDVGKPGNIEYPEEGALSLPGAIAQAGGLLETANPHGIVLRRKSGGTSTHSLSSSAGITLRHGDTITVSRLSQSRSTITVSGQVEKPGIIEFPKQGGLDIVTAIAQAGGPSRIAYTKTVTVRRNGQSYLIPYGEIIKGKARTYSLRAGDVVFIRESKW